A DNA window from Scylla paramamosain isolate STU-SP2022 chromosome 10, ASM3559412v1, whole genome shotgun sequence contains the following coding sequences:
- the LOC135104175 gene encoding bursicon-like, translated as MNSNLAWAVVGAAVTVLVVIGVDVARADECSLRPVIHILSYPGCTSKPIPSFACQGRCTSYVQVSGSKLWQTERSCMCCQESGEREASITLNCPKPRPGEPKEKKVLTRAPIDCMCRPCTDVEEGTVLAQEIANFIQDSPMDSVPFLK; from the exons ATGAACAGCAATCTGGCCTGGGCGGTGGTGGGGGCGGCGGTGactgtgttggtggtgattgGCGTGGACGTGGCACGGGCTGACGAGTGTTCCCTGCGGCCTGTCATTCACATACTGTCCTACCCGGGATGCACCTCCAAGCCCATACCTTCCTTCGCCTGCCAGGGCCGATGTACTTCATACGTGCAG GTGTCCGGCAGCAAGCTGTGGCAGACGGAGCGGTCGTGCATGTGTTGTCAGGAGTCCGGCGAGCGGGAGGCATCCATCACCCTCAACTGCCCCAAGCCGCGCCCCGGAGAGCCCAAGGAAAAGAAG GTGCTGACGCGGGCGCCCATTGACTGTATGTGTCGGCCCTGCACTGATGTGGAGGAGGGCACCGTGCTGGCCCAGGAGATTGCCAACTTCATCCAGGACTCCCCAATGGATAGCGTTCCCTTCCTCAAGTAG